DNA sequence from the Centroberyx gerrardi isolate f3 chromosome 2, fCenGer3.hap1.cur.20231027, whole genome shotgun sequence genome:
CacaaaactgcattttgaaagtAAGACTTGCCATTTTCTGTCAGCAGTCTTGCTCTCTGAGCGCTGATGTCATTTATCTGGCGAACATTCTCATCATTCTTAGCCTTAAGTTCACTAAGCTGGTCCTCAAAGGTGCGGCACATCTTCTCGAGATTTCCCTGTTCATCAACATTAGAGAGGTTCAGTAATTCTTCCACTAATACAAGTTGTATTTTTAAGTGtgaatatacatatacatatatacacagtatatatatataaataaaataacattaaaataacattataCCTTGGCCTTTGCAACAGCTTCCATGTTGCTGGACAAGTCATCAATCTCCATCTTGTATTCACTCTTCTCCTTCTCAAGCTTCTGCTTGACACGCTGGAGGTTGTCAATCTGTTCTCCCAGCTCTGCAACACTGTCGGCCTGTTTCTTGCGGAGAGCAGCAGCGGTGGCTTCATGCTGTAGGGTGGACTCCTCAAGGTCACGACGCAGCTTCTGGAACTCTGCCTCGCGCTTCTTGTTCATCTCAATCTGAGCAGCAGTGGCTCCACCAGCCTCCTCAAGTCTCTCACTGATCTCTTCAAGTTCCCTGGAGAGGTCAGCTCGCTGCTTCTCAACCTTGGCGCGAGCAGCACGCTCAGCTTCAATTTCTTCCTCCAGTTCCTCAATACGAGCCTTGAAAGTTAATACATATTGATAAAGTTAATTTATGAAACTGATACGATGCCTACATATTCAATGATAAGTTTGAGATAGATTTTAAATTAAACATTACACACCTGGAGCTCTTTAATCTTCTTCTGTAGCTGAGCACCCAAAGATTGTTCATCTTCAATCTTACTAAGAAGCTGGCTTGTCTCAAAGTCCTTCCTGTTGAGTAAATTACATAATCATAAGATATGAGTTGCAATAACATAATTTGTGCATACAATTTTCAAATTATGTCCAAATTACTTCTTGATTTTCTCCTCAGACTGCTGCTTGTCATTCTCAAGATCCATGATGGATTCCTGGGCCAGTTTCAGATCACCCTCAAGCTTCCTCTTGGCTCTCTCAAGGTCCATGCGAAGCTTCTTCTCTTGCTCCAGAGAACCTTCAAGCTGCAAAATAACACGTTTGTAATTCCAAAAGATTAACAGCAAGTCTATATTCTCACTGAATAGCAAATGCCATCTTCATGAACTCACATCATCCACTTGCTGCTCAAGCTTGGTCTTGGCCTTGGTCAGAGTGTtgactttgtcttcctctgcctgCAGGTCATCAAGAGTCTGCTGATGTGCCTCTTGGAGggctttcttctcctttgtcaGCTTAGCAATGCTCTCATCTTGAGAGGCCATCTCTTCAGTCAGGTTCTTCACCTGaatatgtaaaaacaaattgTCATAATCGGGTAATTATTCAAATATTGGATGATACATTAGATAGAATGAATATATATTAACCTTGTTCTCAGTGGcatgcttctccttctccactttGGCTAAGGTAAGCTCCAGGTCATCAATGTCCTTCTTGAGCTCAGAGCATTCATCCTCCAGTTTCCTCTTCTTGGCAGTCAGCTCAGCATTgatttcctcctcatcctccagtcTCTCACTTGTCTCTTTGAGTTTTGCCTCCAGCTGAATCTTACTCTTGATAAGTCCCTCACATCTCTCCTCAGCATCTGACAGATTCTCTGATTCCTAGTTAAGAACAAAAGCGAAAAAGGGGAAAACATATCAACATTTGTTCTGTAAAAGGTGAGAAATCACCAAAACTTTCTGTTAACATTTACTCACAGATGCCACTTGCAGCTGCAGATCATTCTTCTCCTGCAGAAGAGacaccatcttctcctccagttCCTTCTTCTTAGCCAGGGCCGTGGCCAGGTCTGTTTTCATCTTCTCATAGTTTTCCTTCATGTTCGCCAGCTCCTTCTCAGTTTCGGCACTCTTCAGAAGAGGCTTGATCTTGTAGTACACCTTCATCCATGGCCAGTGTTTAACATTCATGAATGAGCGGACGTTGTACTGGACAGTGTAGATCGCGTCCCTATGAAAGTAAATCGCTATTATGCACAAAGCTATTTTGGCACTGCATTCAACATAAATATATGGTTAAAATTTTCACATGCCTCCTTTCCATCATCTTCACAAACTCCTTCCTCATGAGGTAAGCACGGCAGAGAGCCTGAGTCATGGTGACCAGAGAAGCAAGCTTCTCATCTCGCATCTCCTCAAGGGTACCCAGCAGACCAGCTTTGAAGAACACCTGAcaagaatataaaaatatattaggCAAATTACATTCATCCATGAAACAGAGCTCTGTTTTTTCTTACTGAGTGTTCACCTTGGTGTGTCCAAATTTAtactcttcatgatccacatCAATTGATCCAAGGAGCTTCTCAGAGGCCTTCTTGTTGTCAATGAATTGTCCTTCTGGGATGACGCTGGCATTCAGTACTTTGTATCTATTGCAAAACAGTTCATTATCAGATTTGGCACCTTCTTTTCAAAGTCCTTAAAACTCTGTGGTAAATTGGATAATACCTCTGCTTGAAGTCACCATAGAGGATTCTGCTGGGGAAACCTTTTCTGCAGATTCTGATACCCTCCAGCACACCGTTACACCTCAGCTGGTGGATAACCAGGAAGTTTTCCATCAAACCTGTGAAGAAGTCGTCACTTCAGAATTATTGTGACAAAGTAAAGACTCCCTACCACTAAGCTGTGTTAAATTACTAAAGCAACCTATACATacaatattaaaaacatttgcTAGCTGTCAGTGTACCTGGAGTCTTTGACTCATTGGGAATCAGGCAACGTACAAAGTGAGGATGAGTGCTCCTCAAGTTGGTCATGAGCTTGCCCAAATTCTCCTGTAGATACACGATACAACCAAATGTTCTTTATTaaacacatgaaataaaaacaattttgagtttgagtttaatTCCAAACAGGCACTTTAGGTTGTTCTTAAACTTTACCCTGAACTGTGAGGACACAGTCTGCATGGAGCCACCCTTCTTCTTGCCTCCCTTTTTGCCACCACCACCAGATTCTgttgatttgttgatttattaataTCAGTTGATAGGTTCAGTGTTATTTAGTCATGATCAAACTGCAAACTTTTCATAGATCATTTAACtgacttttttcagttttcatccAAGACATGTTAAAATTTTAACATTTCCATGATCCTAATCACAGTTATGAAGTTATAATGTACCTTCAACAACAGGGGGATACAGGACAGGCAGCAGCTTAACTGAGGACTTCTGGTAAAGCTGTATAACAGACTCGTTCAGGGGATCCTTGTTCttgtccagccagccagcaatATTGTAGTCCACAGTTCCAGCATAGTGCACCAGGGAGAAGTGAGCCTCAGCCTTGCCTTTGGTGGGCTTTGGCTTCTCAAATGCTTTGGTTTTACCAAGATGCTGGTCATACAGCTTGTTCTTGAAGGTTGTGTCTGAAGCCTTGGGGAACATGCACTCCTCTTCAAGGATGGAGAAGATGCCCATTGGCTGTATAAAAGGTGCAAAGAGATACATCATGAAAAGGCATTGTTGTAGCATTCAAACAATAATTACATAGTCACAACATTATTGTGTACCTTTTCAATAAGCTCAATGCAGGCAGCCAAGTCCATGCCGAAGTCAATGAACTGCCAGATGATGCCCTCCTTCTTGTACTCCTCTTGCTCCAGGACAAACATGTGGTGGTTGAAAAACTGTTGCAGTTTCTCATTGGTGAAGTTGATGCACAGCTGCTCCATGCTGTTGTACTGTCAGTGGATGAAGGATTAACCAAATATAACACAAACAAGgttaaaaatcattttttttctattatctaGTCAATGTATTACCATGAATGCATACTTACATCAaagatttcaaaaccagcgATGTCCAGCACACCAATGAAGAATTGCCTTGCCTGCTTGGTGTCTAGCATTTGGTTGATACGGATCACCATCCACAAGAACATCCTCTCATAGATGGACTTAGCCAGGGCACTCACTGAGTTCATGACCTGAAGAAAAGTTTTAATTGAATCAATATCATTAGAATCCATAGTATCATAAAGCTGATCCTCTGACAGATTTAATAAAATAGAGATCCATCAACTGACATTTAGACATTGGATTtacttgatttttttcctccagGACAAATATTATGTCACATCTAGCAGTACAATTTTAACTGAAATAGAACTAATGACAGGACAATCAACACATGCAGTACAGTCCAGCTAACAGAGGACATTCAGTTACAAACTATTCCAGATAAATGTAATTCATGAAATGCCTCCATTACATTACAAATACTTTATACATATTCAGCCTCATGAGGAATTTGCAAACTCCtttctgctgattttttttagcaatcaCTATGTAGCGAATCATGCAAGTTTTACACAGTACACTAATATtatgtaaaaatagaaaataccaTCATTGAAAGGTATTCTGGTTAATGCCTTCCATTTAAAATCTTACTTTGATAATTTCAGAGAAGTCATATTGATAATaacatattaataataaataattgattTTTAATGCATTGTAGTGCAAAAATGAAGTAGTATGTAAATAAGACATCTTATTATGTTTGCCATGACTGCTTTCCTTGAAatctgtttgatttgaagttttTAAGTTCATTATTTTTCAGATCTCATGCTTTTCATGCTGAACTGTTTTAGCTTAAGTATCTACTCATAACTGCAGTTTTTACAAAAATAGAATAGCATAAAAAGTGGAAATTTTAAATTGGAAATCTGTAAGGACAGTACCTGAAACTAGAGTCAAGTATATTTCCTGATCAAAAATATTCTTCCATACTCCTCCCATGTCTTTTGTAACTGCTTTAGATGTACAAATAAAGCACTTCTTCATGGTATTCATAGTCATTTACATGAAATTGCTGCttaaacacattcatgcactGGCTCTTGACTTAATTATGAGATATGTATAAAATTAAACAGAACAATCTTGCTCACCTGGGGTACAGTCTGTCCCTTGGTGACAAACTCATTTCCGACCTTCACTCTGGGGTAGCACAGAGCCTTCAGCATGTCAGCTGAGTTCAGACCCAGCAGGTAAGCAACTTTGTCAGcatctgaaaatgtcacaaaaatacatttactaCATATATAAGTGATTGTAAAATGTGACATTATAGAAAATACTAATTGTATTAATTTCATgccagaggttttttttaactCATCCACTCTTGGAATTAAGTTAATACTCACCCTCTGTGCCATCTGGCTCAGCCTGCTCTTCACGCTGCTTCTGCTTGAACTTCATGCTACCATGGTGGAGCACAGCACCGGTAAACTTGTAGATGGCCATCTTTTCATCATTGGTGAAGCCCAGAATATCAATAGCGGTCTGTATTCAAAAGAGGTATAGACATTGAGTAAAAGTCTcaatagaaaatacattttacagatTAATTGTGATGGCACATTGAATGTATAATagatgaagaaaatgaaagcgCAGATCCCTCACATCAGTGGCAACCAACTCCTCTTTGTCATCAATGCTGGCCACAGTGATCTGACCCTGACTGCACATGGGGAAGTCATAGGGGTTGGTGGTGATGAGCGTCATTTCTGGAGATTTAAAAAGGTTTAAAGGAATTAGTGGTTATGGATTGTGTGAACAATATGTGTTGTTTTAACATTGTATCACAAGTTATTTTGCTTACCAATCAGCTCCGGTTTGTGGTTGGTCATCATCTGGTAGAAGATGTGGTAGCCTCTCTCATCAGGAAGCTGGAACGTCACTCTGGACTTCTCCAGCAGATCTATAAGCATTGTTCATGATTCAAAATCTACACCACTGATAATGGCAGTCATTTCATTTACTATGTGAAGTTGATACTTACATGTCTCAATATCAGCACTAGACAGTTTACCAGTTGTCCCAAAATGGATTCTGATGAATTTACCCTGTTTGGAATACCACATTTTTAACATATCTGCATAGGCAATATATAATGCAAGATATTTCTCAGTTTGAAATCCTTCCATACTTACAAAGCGAGAGGAGTTGTCATTCCTCACAGTTTTGGCATTACCATAGGCTTCCAGCAAGGGATTTGCTGCAATAATCTGATCCTCCAGTGAGCCCTATAATCcattttttatattaatattgATTTAATATGGTAAATTTCCAGTTCAGTTTCCATTTCAAgtgttttcaatgtttttagaAAACATTTATGATAATATACCTGCATCTTTCCTGCTGTTTGCTCCTTCTTCTTATCTCCACCCACTGAGATGGTTGCAAAGTACTGGATGACACGCTTAGTGTTCACAGTCTTTCCAGCACCAGATTCTCCACTGGGCATAGACATGTAGAATCAGACAAATTTACTCAATGAATTGGATTATATTGGTGTTATAGAGGTGCAATAGATATAAAACTTACGTGATCAAGACAGACTGGTTCTCCCTATCTGTAAAAGGAAAAAttgagaaatatattttttatctatGTAACATAAATCCATTTTCTCGataatttatacattttcttGACAAGGACATACCAGTAAGCATGAACTGATAGGCGttgtcagagacagagaagatgtGGGGTGGGGCCTCCATACGCTTTTTGCCTCTGTAAGCACTTACAACCTCAGAATCGTACACTGGGAGCCACTTGTAGGGGTTCACAGTGGCACAGAACAGCCCAGAGTAGGTCtgaaggggatgagagagatgcaatcacttacagtatattatatatgaGTCCATGTACAATATTATACTTTACTCCATAGGCAGAATATCTTACGTAGATCATCCATGCTGCATAACGCTCTTTGAGATTATACAGCACAGAGGCTTCATTGAGATGGGTCATCATGGCCATGTCCTCAATTTTGTCATACTTGGGAGGGTTCATAGGGGTGACATCTTCCTCCTTAACTGTCTTCTCCTGAAATATTGAAACACAATGTTAGTGTTGAAATTCCAACTGCAAGTTGCACTGTGGTGAGTTTCATGAAACTTCAGCCTACCTCCTGGGTGTCAAGGACTTTCACGGTGACTTTGCCACCGTCTTTCTTCAGGATTGTACATTTAAGGTACAGCTCCTTAGCATCGGCCACATAGGCAGCACTTTTGGCATCAAAGGGTTTGTTTTGAGCCTcaatcctctccttctctggtTTCCGCAGGTAAATGGCGGCCTTGCCATAAACGGCCATCTCCGCGTCCGTACTCATGGTGGTGGCTTTCTGTAGATAGACAAATAGAAATTAAATTTGCCTCTCAACTGATGTGGATTGTTTGCTTTGGAGACTGAGCACTGCATGCAAGAAGAATTCTTTACATTCTGTAGTTTAAATAGAGAAAATATAACTCTCACCTTTTCCTACCCAATCACAGAGGAACTTTTCACAACCGTCACCCCTAAATGAACAAAGAatgttttgtgacatttttaaatcataCAGGTAGTATAGAAAGTACAGATTAGTATATTATAATCTAATACATATTGGTATACTCTTACTCATTTACATTTGCTGAACTTAAATCATAGTCACACAACCCAATTTTTACCCTTTACTCATAGCTTACTGATATGGAATATACTTTCTTCACACTAAGTGTTTTCCCATCTCACATTATCATGCCATTATCTGAGTAAACATTTCACTGGTTATTAATCAAACACTTGTGTGAAGCACTAAGTATCTGTAATACAACTTCTTTGTTATGAATGACAGCTGAAGCATCAGTCTCACTCACCACCAGTTTCTGAAATCCCCTGCGGTCTGTCCGCACCATCATGAGCCTTCTTATATTGAGGTTATTCTGCAGGCCAAGCAGAAACTAAATATGGGCATGTCTTCAAAAGACTCTTATGCATTTGACTTTTCATTGGCCCCCCATCTTGTAGTCCAAAATAATGTGACATTCAAATGCCTCATGTAATACAAGATGACAAACAATTTTCTGCCTATATATTTCATGTATTGTAAGTGAACATTTAACTGACACTGATGTATGAGAATCAGTTATCATGTTGACAGAGTCAACATTAACCAGTTACATAGCAGACAATCCtacatgtatatttttttgCACTGATTACAATACTCACCAACATCTCTTAACTCAATGTCATATGTgttgcaaatacatttttaaatttcactatactatttcaaattttttttatttgtttctatACATACTGTGATAtcaattaatttaatttgaaaagTTAAAGAAATTAAATTTATAAATAAATCAGTTCAAGGTTTAATGCTAGTGCAACATTGCAGCCATAACTGGCAATCCTTTTTTTGGCATGCGTAGTGGTTATAAACTTTTATGAGTCCATACCTGAGGATAAGATTCAATAGAGGACTAGCTACTTtacagtgtgtgtagtgttgcATATATTTATAATTTGTTTGGATTACTTTTCCATTACTACATATTTTGATAATATCAACCTATTTTATCTTCTAATGAAAATAGCAAAACCCTAAAATTTAAGTTAAATGCCATAAACAAAAATAGAGCATGTATAATGGACCTTGTAATAAGGTCATGCACAAGGTCATGGAGTATGAGTGTGACATTTA
Encoded proteins:
- the LOC139923159 gene encoding myosin heavy chain, fast skeletal muscle-like; this translates as MSTDAEMAVYGKAAIYLRKPEKERIEAQNKPFDAKSAAYVADAKELYLKCTILKKDGGKVTVKVLDTQEKTVKEEDVTPMNPPKYDKIEDMAMMTHLNEASVLYNLKERYAAWMIYTYSGLFCATVNPYKWLPVYDSEVVSAYRGKKRMEAPPHIFSVSDNAYQFMLTDRENQSVLITGESGAGKTVNTKRVIQYFATISVGGDKKKEQTAGKMQGSLEDQIIAANPLLEAYGNAKTVRNDNSSRFGKFIRIHFGTTGKLSSADIETYLLEKSRVTFQLPDERGYHIFYQMMTNHKPELIEMTLITTNPYDFPMCSQGQITVASIDDKEELVATDTAIDILGFTNDEKMAIYKFTGAVLHHGSMKFKQKQREEQAEPDGTEDADKVAYLLGLNSADMLKALCYPRVKVGNEFVTKGQTVPQVMNSVSALAKSIYERMFLWMVIRINQMLDTKQARQFFIGVLDIAGFEIFDYNSMEQLCINFTNEKLQQFFNHHMFVLEQEEYKKEGIIWQFIDFGMDLAACIELIEKPMGIFSILEEECMFPKASDTTFKNKLYDQHLGKTKAFEKPKPTKGKAEAHFSLVHYAGTVDYNIAGWLDKNKDPLNESVIQLYQKSSVKLLPVLYPPVVEESGGGGKKGGKKKGGSMQTVSSQFRENLGKLMTNLRSTHPHFVRCLIPNESKTPGLMENFLVIHQLRCNGVLEGIRICRKGFPSRILYGDFKQRYKVLNASVIPEGQFIDNKKASEKLLGSIDVDHEEYKFGHTKVFFKAGLLGTLEEMRDEKLASLVTMTQALCRAYLMRKEFVKMMERRDAIYTVQYNVRSFMNVKHWPWMKVYYKIKPLLKSAETEKELANMKENYEKMKTDLATALAKKKELEEKMVSLLQEKNDLQLQVASESENLSDAEERCEGLIKSKIQLEAKLKETSERLEDEEEINAELTAKKRKLEDECSELKKDIDDLELTLAKVEKEKHATENKVKNLTEEMASQDESIAKLTKEKKALQEAHQQTLDDLQAEEDKVNTLTKAKTKLEQQVDDLEGSLEQEKKLRMDLERAKRKLEGDLKLAQESIMDLENDKQQSEEKIKKKDFETSQLLSKIEDEQSLGAQLQKKIKELQARIEELEEEIEAERAARAKVEKQRADLSRELEEISERLEEAGGATAAQIEMNKKREAEFQKLRRDLEESTLQHEATAAALRKKQADSVAELGEQIDNLQRVKQKLEKEKSEYKMEIDDLSSNMEAVAKAKGNLEKMCRTFEDQLSELKAKNDENVRQINDISAQRARLLTENGEFGRQLEEKEALVSQLTRGKQAFTQQIEELKRQIEEEVKAKNALAHGVQSARHDCDLLREQFEEEQEAKAELQRGMSKANSEVAQWRTKYETDAIQRTEELEESKKKLAQRLQEAEEQIEAVNSKCASLEKTKQRLQGEVEDLMIDVERANALAANLDKKQRNFDKVLAEWKQKYEEGQAELEGAQKEARSLSTELFKMKNSYEEALDQLETLKRENKNLQQEISDLTEQIGETGKSIHELEKSKKQVETEKAEIQTALEEAEGTLEHEESKILRVQLELNQVKGEVDRKLAEKDEEMEQIKRNSQRVTDSMQSTLDSEVRSRNDALRIKKKMEGDLNEMEIQLSHANRQAAEAQKQLRNVQGQLKDAQLHLDDALRAQEDLKEQAAMVDRRNGLMVAEIEELRAALEQTERGRKVAEQELVDASERVGLLHSQNTSLLNTKKKLETDLVQVQGEVDDTVQEARNAEEKAKKAITDAAMMAEELKKEQDTSAHLERMKKNLEVTVKDLQHRLDEAENLAMKGGKKQLQKLESRVRELETEVEAEQRRGADAVKGVRKYERRVKELTYQTEEDKKNVTRLQDLVDKLQLKVKAYKRQSEEAEEQANTHLSKCRKIQHELEEAEERADIAESQVNKLRAKSRDSGKGKEAAE